Part of the Oncorhynchus mykiss isolate Arlee chromosome 23, USDA_OmykA_1.1, whole genome shotgun sequence genome is shown below.
AGAGGTGGTTCCATTTCACAAATTGATTATTGAAGTACGGCCTAATTTAAGAGAAAACATTACTATAAAACGCTAGTATCAAACAAGCTGTACCAGATTCCGTCGCATGCAATGACCATGAAGTCATGCTCCGGGTTGAGGGTGAGCACTTTGACGTCAGGCATTGAGGAGATCATCTGCTCCTCTGGGCCAAGGGCCTTGTTTCGTTTGTAAAAGTGATCGCCTGAAAACACAACAAAGGCCATTCAGTTATGTCCTTTCAGTCTGATGCCCGTTCTTCAACAGCAAGGCCATTCTTTACTGGAAACTATGCCTGATATTTCAATCGAAACACCAATGCCAGGGCTAGGATATGCAGGAGGATCCATTTACCGATGGCCCTGGAGAGGTTGAGTCCTCCGTTGACGCGGCCGTCCATGGTGACCTTTCCCCCAGCATTCTTTATCCTGGCCAGCTCCAGCTCATCCTCTGGCTTGTGGTCGTAGGACATGTCTATGGCCTTGCCCTTCTCAGACACCACACAGCGGGAGTCCCCGGCGTTTGCTACAATCAGCTGTTTCCCTCTGATCAGAGCCACCACCGCTGTAGTGCCACTGTCTGAGCCAGGCtaggagaggtagagacacagaGCTCTTATCGGAGAATAGCCGCCTTCAGTTTAATCCAGGTCAAAACACAAAGGCAGGATAGAATGTTGCATTAGTGAGACAAAAAGTGACCACTACTCCAGATAGACATGAATAGCCCCATTACAACAACCAGGGCTACTCAGGCTCTCCATTCAGGTTTATGTTTCCTTCAGGGTTATGGCAGGATCTAAATTAAGCTGTGTATTCTACCTCTTCTTTTCCATCCATTCCGGGGTAGCacatctcttcctcctcatcctctccctcttcagtgtcttcctcttcatcatcacTGCTTTCACCTTCCTCACTGCCATCCTGTAGAAACATAATTACATCATTAACCCACATACGATTCTTTCAAAAAAGTATAAAAAGCTTAAGACTGTTTAATTGTTCAAATCCAGTGGGGGAAATCAGATCCAGCAGAGGTGaccaaccctcctcctggagagcAGTCCTTCTGCAGGCATTTTCTCCAACCAGAATCTCAGACAATAGCTGCTCACCAGGACGATGATTATCTTAACCAGGTGAGTAAGAACCGTTGGCAAAAGCCTACACACCCAGTAGCTCTTCAGGTAGAGGGTTGGCCAGAGTTACAGTAATTCCTGAAGGCTTGTTCTTCCACCTCACCTCCTCTTCACTtccctcatcttcctcttccCCCGACTCGTCACTGTCCTCAAAGAACTTGGAGCTGGTATCTCCCGGAGCCGGGGCCGCTGACGAAGAGCAAGAAGGCCCGGTGTCCTTCTCTCCTTCACAGGACCCTGCTGCTCCTGTCGCTGAAGAGCTGTCCGCTCCTGCTCTCCTGCAGGCCCGCAGCTTGGAAAATCCTGCACCACCACCAGCCTTGGCCTTCCCATTGCTGTCCATCTCACCCTCCACTTCTCCATTGATGCCCTTCTCCCCATAGGAATGTGGTTCACCTTCCCCAGACTCTTTATTGTCCTCCGGACAGAGCTTCTTGTTTTTGAGTGCATTGCGGCTCTGTCCGTAGCGAACGAGCAGCTCTTCAATGGTCAAGGTGGCCTCTTCATGCAAAAGTTCTGCCTCCTCATTGTCCACTAACAGAGGGAAAAGAACACACGGGTTtgaattacaaataatttgttttGAATAATGGTTTATGATTCCAGCCACAGGAATGTCTAACTACATAtgaagcattttgctacacctgctaAACACGCATGTGACCAATAATTTGACTAGATCTTGGGCAGTTGGAGTCTACTCACAATCATCTTCTTCAGCAACTTTTTCATTTGGTGCTTCCTCTTGTGGGCGGCCAGCGATCTGAACAAGCTCTTTGATCACTTCCTCTGTGGTCACCCTGCTATCAATTGCCAGAAATGCATCCTCCAAAGCCTGAAACACATCGACATGCATCCACCCAGTAAGACAATGTATGCTCCTATGGAGGAAAGTTTGACAAAGAGCACAAGATCTACAACCAAAATTGGTACTCACTTTAATATCGTTTAAAGATGCAATATTGCAGAAATTGCTCCACCATTTCCTAGTTGCttaaattctaatagtttgcctagtttcagtttgtgacagcacaagcagtcattgtgtagaaaatcattgtaccgtctaaaccgctgtgaaatatattttccataaccaaaaatctAGTATATTTACAGCTGATGGACAAAAGCAGCAACAACAAAACTttacgggaagcatagaaatagagcacatagaacatAAACCGCAtcgacttgctttcaatgactgACATTCTATAAAAACACATTTCTACGCATatttcaaataaaattgtatttgttacacgcgccgaatacaacaggtatagatagaccttaccgtgaaatgctttcttacaagcccttaaccaacaatgcagttcaagaaataaagaaaatatttactaaacaaactaaagtaaaaaatattttggtcATGTCACCCAAAATGTTACATTGTAGCTTTAAGGGTTCCCAAAATGCATTATTTATTGGTAGGCCTGCTTAATTGTTACATATCCAacagaaggtagcctagtggttagacctttgggccagtaactgaaaggttgttgATCAAATCCCCGGActgacagggtaaaaatctgcccctgaacaaggcaattaacccactgttccccaaaGCAACTGATTTGcttagttaaatgaaggttaaattgtattttttaaactgccCATGTCAAAAGGATTCCTTTCCCTAGCCCAAATGAATTCTTCCACTCACCTTTTGCAGTTTGCCATCTTTGTAAGCCTTTTGTTCTTTAATGGTATCAGGTAGGTACTTGGAACAGTACAATGCAACTTCCTCACCTGTGAAGGCAAAAGCATTTTAAGTAATGATTCATTTAAGTAAAGTAACTAGCTTAATAGTCTCTGGTATTAACAAAAACAAGGTTGTGGTATGCTCAAAAAAGTTGATCTTAGGGATAGTAAGAATACACAGTACCTCCATGTCCATCATACACAGAAAACATGGCTGTTTCATCATCCAGTTCTAAAATGCAGTTGTGAGCATCCTGTTGCAAGAAACAAAAACATGTTACTCTCATGGAATGCCAAATTCCCAATCTGATCCTCATCATACCAAatcagtggtgtgaagtacttaagtaaaaatactttaaaagtactgaatttgttttttgggggttactttactacattcctaaagaaatttaactttttactccataaattctctgacacccaaaagtacttgttatattttgaatgcttagcaggactggaaaacagtcaaattcacacacttatgaaccgaacatccctggtcatcactactgcctctgatctggcggactcactaaacacaaacactttgGTTGTAAATTATGAcagagtgtgcccctggctttcaGCCCCTTTctgtaaataaaaaaagaaaatggtgccacctggtttgcttaatataagcaatttgaaatgatttacacttttacttttgatactagggtatattttaaaccaaatacgtttactcaagtagcattttactgggtgacttacttttgtcattttctattaatgtatctttacttttactgaagttTGACAGTTGGGTAGTTCTTCCACCACTGTACCTAATCATCACCagcttccaattgactcaatcatccccctacctctctccggTAACTATTCCCCAAGtagttgctgtaaatgagaatgtgtcagtcaacttacctggtaaaataaatagaCACATTTTGAGCCTTCCATCGGATTTTATAAATCATTAAATCAGACTAGTGCCATTTGAATGTGAAAATGTAATGGGATGCATTTGTTGGTACAGTCTTAATGGTATGCACATCGTACAGACGTGGCTTTAAAGGGGAACATACCAAATCAAATTTAGCGTGGAATCTCCATATCAGTACATGCAGGAAAGTTagctacatagctagctagttagctttgtagctagctaacaatttaGCTACCCAGCTAACGATAGCTAGAAACAAAGTATTCCTGCACAACAACGTTGAGTTTCATATCTAAGCCTCTGACACATGAATGGTTGGAATCATATAGCTAGTTACCTAAGATGCCAAACGTTAAAGTTATATAAGGACTACCTATCCCTTACAGCCAGTTAGATAAAGCTTTTTATTGCCGTCTAAACCAAATCATGTCATTCGCATTTTTGCTAGGTGGTAACTAGACAACATTGGCAAAGAACTACTGATGAATCCAATCCAACAAGCAATGTCTTTAGATCATCTTACCTCCATAGAGACACGCCAGCCCTGCATGGCTGCAAAGCCGAAGCTCATCTTTTGGTTTCCACCATTGGAAGAGGACTTCACTGTGTTGGGTTGCGACAAGTAAGCTCCCATGATGTAGCCACCAACAAAACAGTGGGTTTCAATCTGGTTGGTGTTGGAAAATCCGATTTAACGTTAGCAGGACACAAACATGGTGATCAATTCAATTACACAGATGCTCCAACTTCATCTTACAATTCCTTATATCATACAGTGGAGTATAAACATTGCAATTGTCGCAAAGGGCTTCCTTATTATTATTGATAGCTAACCTTGGCTAGGCTAACAAACGaacttagctagctacagttgtTACTCGCAAACGAGCCATTTCCATTACAGAGAAGCCAAATGGAAAACTTCAAACACCATCAACCGGAAGATTATAGTTGctatcaaaacatttctggccTGTGAGTCACAATTTGAACATTGTACGGGAAAATACAAGCACGTGTACTGCAAACGTTaacaacatagctagctagctataaacATACCTCTCAAAAAGAACGGGAGACATAAAGGAAGCGGAAACGCTGTGATGAATGAGAAACACGCATGCCTATTTGTGAGCAGGGGCGTTCAGAAAGGGTCGGTTCAGAAAGTGCGCCAAAACTTTATCTGCAATGAACGAAGATGTCCATGTGGTGTCGCCAAAGCCACCGATTCTAGTGTGGCCAACAAATGTGGGAGTAGATCCCTATTTCCCAGTGGTGTAATGTACTTacgtaaaaaatactttaaagtaggtGTTTGGGGTATCTGCACTTTACTTtgtcatttatatttttgacaactttaactTTTACTTCAATAAATTCCTAAACAAAATGATGGtaattttactccatacatttccctgacacccaaaagtactcgttgcaTTTTAAATGataagcaggacaggaaaatggtctaattcacacacttatcaagagaacatccctggtcattcctactgcctatgatctgatggactcactaaacacatgcttcatctgtaaattatgtgagtgttggagtgtgtccctggctaccagtaaataaataaaaactacaAAATGTGGCCacctgctttgcttaatataaagaatttgaaattattttcacTTGTACTTttccttttgatacttaagtatatttgagcaattacatttacttttgacacttaagtttatttaaaaccaaatacttttagacttccacttttacatgagtcattttctatgaaggtatctttacttttactcaagtatgacaattgggtactttttccaccactgctattTCCTTTGCTCGTTTCTTTTACTTTTAACATAAAGTTATTTCATCGGTAGACATGAGAGAGAGGCTAAATACGcaatcagtggtgtagtggagggtttACGCAGGTATACGTTGTATACCCACATATTTTTCAATGGGCATTGCCTGCTAACTTCTTTATCCCCACGATgcatatcaaagtagtgtagcGGAAGTAGGCTATACGCCATATGAATTAATAAAGCTGATGGAGCAGATCAGGGCCTGGTTTCTCGATGGCATGGAACACTTACGAGTGTTAACGATGTATCTTTCCTACAACCGCTGAAGATGTAGGCCTAACATgcatttcccaaaacaccacacaAAAATAATGTTCGCTAAGTGCTAGTTGGAGCATGTGTAGATAGGGCTGCTGATAGGATTGAAATGAAGGCTCTctgatcagctttctccattcaaatcttaccttaacattataattatttcacaatactgacgAGACCTAGAGAGATtttaccacccatgactgcaaATACTGAGGCTGCTTATTATGAAGCTTATCCAATGAAAATGCACAAAATGACTAatttggcacatcattgcgcacgttaggctacacatcatgaaatatattgagacaagtTTCAGATAGAGCCTACAAGAAGCAAAGTATAAGTCAATTGATTGATTATGACGtgtttcaatatgattgaaataggcTATATAGCCTagggtactgtttatattttaagGCTAGGTTCATCATTAAAACCTTTATAGGAGCATCGTTAATCtccgagctgtttcccaaaaccatcctTCTTAAAGTTGCGCTTGAAAACGATAAAATCTAACACCCGCTTCAGACCACTGGTAGAACAGCAAAGTGCTTTGTTAGATTTGACCACtgataacttcagaacaaagttgactacagAAACAACATTGCCAATGTCTTTACAATTGATACAAACAAGCCACATATATAAAAAAAGCTTCAAATGAAAATCGCGAAGACTGCATGACTGCAttgaatgtttagcttaaaatgttgatgaaCTATTATTTATTCACATTTAAGGAGCAACAATGTGCTCATGGCGGTAATGCAACTTGAGGGAAACATGTTCTAAAATGTGCACCATACATGCGAGAGGTTTCATGGACAGATTTGGAAATACCCATTAGAAatttagaaagaggggagatctaaagatgcaataACTATCATGGGATGCTAACATGAGTAGGATAATTGCTTTGGCTgctagacaatgaaagaaagttgaaagaaaaccaatagaacagaaTGCATATAAGGAAGTCATTATAATATAATTGCCTCCAAGTTTCTATGGTGGAATTTTggctataggctactttgaagcaaagtAAGACAAGTAAAATGTTTAGGTTTCAAACAATTGAGGAACAGGAAAAATATAGCAATGCTAATGATAGGCCTAACCATCTTCTGGTAGATAGAAAGGCTTTCCCAGTAaacttctcaattaaatgttaactagctataAAGTAGCCTATTCCTATCTAGCATAAAGATATTATGATTATTTGCTTCAATCCAGCGGCCATTTTTTTACTCAGTTGACAGCCTCATTTATCTGTTTCAATAGTAGGCCTACTGTTAGCCTACTTGCACAGTACAGTTTGGGTTGGCATTactgtgaaagaccaatatgggatttatAATTTTAGGTAATTCAGAGTGTTTGTCACTGTTCTCAAATAATTTTTCTTTCCTTCCCCGGGCGAGCCATTTGGGAAATGTTTTACAAAAttagagtatacccacttctTCACTGTACCCAAGCATACATAACAGTCgatgggggaaaaaaaagatttaaaaaaaaaatatttttagtgCCAATATCTTGTCCTCTGCTGTCAGTATTGCTCCTATTGTTTAGTCTAATGATTCTGACTCCCGTTTTCTTGTAACTCTGTAATACTATTACAACATTTGAGATTCCCCTTCTCTCGGGGTAGATTGTTCTGTCCTGGGAACAGGAACAGAGTTATTGGAGCTTGAAAGGGTTGCCTAGTTCATCATTAAACACAAGGGGGGAGACACACACCAGTGCTAATATACGTTTGTCAGAGTCAAGATGACTATACTGAA
Proteins encoded:
- the LOC110502964 gene encoding protein phosphatase 1G, encoding MGAYLSQPNTVKSSSNGGNQKMSFGFAAMQGWRVSMEDAHNCILELDDETAMFSVYDGHGGEEVALYCSKYLPDTIKEQKAYKDGKLQKALEDAFLAIDSRVTTEEVIKELVQIAGRPQEEAPNEKVAEEDDLDNEEAELLHEEATLTIEELLVRYGQSRNALKNKKLCPEDNKESGEGEPHSYGEKGINGEVEGEMDSNGKAKAGGGAGFSKLRACRRAGADSSSATGAAGSCEGEKDTGPSCSSSAAPAPGDTSSKFFEDSDESGEEEDEGSEEEDGSEEGESSDDEEEDTEEGEDEEEEMCYPGMDGKEEPGSDSGTTAVVALIRGKQLIVANAGDSRCVVSEKGKAIDMSYDHKPEDELELARIKNAGGKVTMDGRVNGGLNLSRAIGDHFYKRNKALGPEEQMISSMPDVKVLTLNPEHDFMVIACDGIWNVMSSQDVVDFVSQKIKPDASGVARPLSSIVEELLDHCLAPDTSGDGTGCDNMTCIIITFGAHPGNSMADITNKRKPEEIIPEKNGNDSKKSKSE